TGTAATGTGTGACCTAATTACTTGTCACTGCATTTGTCCTCTGTGACATACTGCTCCCAGTGGACTTTGTCTTAATTACTAGAAATCCCCTTTtttcatttgggaaaaaatgacttttgagATACATGTTTTCAAATCTAAACCCAGATTATTCACCAGAATTTGTTGCCTCCAGTCATCAGCGATGTCTGACCTGATTCCTTGTCATGGTGTTTGTCTTTGGTGACATGCTGTTACCTAGTGGCCATTTGCCTCCATGGCAGGAAAGTCCCTAAATTTTTGTTAAATGACATCAGTTACAGGAAACAGCCTCTTCTTcacggaggaaaaaaaaatctctgtggTTTCTGTTATCACAGCTGATACCACAGTTTATCTGCACAATGACACATTGTaatctcatgtctgtgtgtctgtagctTTTCTTATCCAGATATTtcttttgattaaataaattcCTCATTAACTTAAGTTGCAGCAGCATTTCAGGGTGCGATGAAAGTGAGATCACATTAGTTCTTAATGACTAAAACCTAAATATTTGTTGTTCCTGTCCTCCCTCTATGTTTCCCAGCAGGGCGTGCACAGTGTCCCATGGCAGTGCAGGAGCTGGGCATCAGCCTGTCCATGATGGGCGTCGCCGGGACGATCCTGATCTGCGCTCTGCCCATGTGGAAGGTGACGGCGTTCATCGGCACCCACCTGGTGGTCATGCAGGTGTTCTGGGAGGGTCTGTGGATGACCTGTGTCAGTGAGTACACGGGTCAACTGCAGTGTAAGCTCTACGATGCTCTGCTGGACCTCTCACCAGACCTCCAGGCGGCCCGTGGCCTCATCTGCATCAGCCTCTTTCTGGGATGTTTGGGATTCCTCATGTTCCTCCTGGGAGCACGCTGCACCAACTGCCTGAGCCACGCGAGGATCAAGGCTCGGGTGGTGCTGAGCTCCGGGGCCATCTTCTGCCTGTCAGCCCTCACCACCATAGTGGCTGTTTCCTGGACGGCCAACTCCATCATCAGGGACTTCCACAACCCGCGCGTCCCTGAGGTGCTGAAGAGGGAGCTCGGAGCGGCCATATATATCGGCTTTGTGACCTCTGGGCTGCTGTTCCTTGGGGGAGCCATTCTGTGCACCAGCTGCCCTCCACAGAGGGCCAGGTTCAACTCCGCTGGGTACACACAGGCCAGGACACCCACACACAGCAGCTACGCCATCAAGAACtatgtttgaaatgaaaaattacGTCTGAACACGAGTAAACAGAACGCAAATAAGTTCCCACTTACAAGTCTAGTGTGTATGACtaagggggatatattggtGACACAATTCGTGTTACTTTGTATTAGTACATTGTATATTAGAAATGGAGTCTAATGTAACAAGTATGTTTTCtctagtgtataatcacctgaaaataagcatcaTTGTGTTCTCGTCACCTTAGAATGAGACGTTTATGTGTACaaagggagcaggtcctcatatATGGAGCTCACCATTTTAGCTTCTACAGTTtagtttctacagcagcccagaacagacaaaccaaacactggctctagatgtggccatttgcatttttgctttggACACAATAGTTAGCAGCCAATAATGGCTCCTAGCATcaggaaaacacagatttttaaaactgaaactgctttatGTAGTGTTTTCACTGGTTGAAATCAAttgatctgttttttgtgttttgttttttttttgttgttgtttttttttaaacttcctgaatgtctggatcttaaatgAGAAAAACGACGTGCTCAACACcataagaaaaacactgatattgaacatgaaacagctttatttagtgttttcacctgttttaaTCACATGCTTTGATTATTTTGGGGAGGAAGGATCTTTCCAGTTAAAAATCCTCCTTCCTGCCCAGTCCTAGGGGGGCGGGACTTAACCTAAACCTATCAGGCCTCACCTGAGCTGACATGAGGCCTGATCAGGGCCTCCTCAGTCTGTCCATTTGTTGGTCTGCAGTTGGTGTGGCTCATCCTCTGcagctgttcacctgctgcATTGTTTGAGTAAGTTACTTATATTGGTTGTGGTAActgctgtttctttgtttaatgGGGAACAAGTGCTTTGATTTGATctaattattgttttcatttgtcaGTCAACTATTTATGTAGACATCCTGTGAGAGGACAACAAACTCATGCTTTAACTGGTTTACCAGTGCAGAGGCTTTTTAAAGGACCCAGCTACCACAGAGTCCAGATTCTGCACTTTCCacaatgttgtcagacactaaaagtaacaatctgagcctgtcagtggcaaaaacaaacactttgagTTGACATAAACTGATGAGGCACAAATGCCATCAGTGATTACTTTGCAGTCTGTCTCACTGCTGCAACCCTCTCACTCAATACCGGACCAATTTCAAATATCATTTCTAATATTGGTGTCAGTCTTTGTGGCTCGCTACACAGAGGAAACATCAGCAGCCACAGATGCAGACCAAGTACACCCTCATTACCCTGCAACTCGCAGCTTGTAAAAACTTGGTTAATAATTCTTAAGCCATGTTGGTAATGTATCCCAGCACATAGCagtttttcaggtatttttgtgttgtttgttggcaCATGGAGATGACGAAGATGCACCCTCAAAAAGTCAGTGGAGAGTGATCAGTTGTTTCCCCTCCGGTGTGGGCGAGACTTTAATGAGCTTTGTTTCTATGGTGTGTGGGTGGGCGATGTGTGTCAAATCCACAAGAATGTCAGAATCAAAGGTTTTCCAGTGGAACATTTCAGTGAAATAAGATCATCAATGTTTCTCTGACGCTGTTCAGCTCATTGCACGTCGACTGCTAGTCCAGCATTTACTGATGTATGCTCACGTTTATTCCTCTGATAACTtcagatccagacattcaggaggagAGGAATTATcctcagaggtctcttcctctccaaaacaaatagaccagTGTTTTTACTGGATTTAAACCAGAAAAACCTCTGAGTAAAGCAGTTCtacgtaaaaataaaaataaaaagctgctcGTCGCGGAGGGGCTCCTAAATATGATGGCTGACACAATAACATGAATGGCTACA
This genomic interval from Plectropomus leopardus isolate mb unplaced genomic scaffold, YSFRI_Pleo_2.0 unplaced_scaffold21460, whole genome shotgun sequence contains the following:
- the cldnj gene encoding claudin j; this translates as MAVQELGISLSMMGVAGTILICALPMWKVTAFIGTHLVVMQVFWEGLWMTCVSEYTGQLQCKLYDALLDLSPDLQAARGLICISLFLGCLGFLMFLLGARCTNCLSHARIKARVVLSSGAIFCLSALTTIVAVSWTANSIIRDFHNPRVPEVLKRELGAAIYIGFVTSGLLFLGGAILCTSCPPQRARFNSAGYTQARTPTHSSYAIKNYV